The Meiothermus ruber DSM 1279 genome includes the window GACAGTGAGGGCAGCCACCGCGCAGGCCGTCAAAGCCTCCATCTCCACCCCGGTCTCGGCCTTGGTCTTGACAGTGGCGGTAATGTGAACGCGGGCTTCCTCTGGCCGGAACTGCAGTCGCACGTCGGCGCTGGTGATGGGCAATGGATGGCACAGGGGAATCAGCTCTCCAGTTTTTTTGGCTGCCATTATCCCGGCCAGCTGGGCTACGCTCAGGGGATCGCCTTTGCCCACCCCACCTTCCTGGAGGGCTTCCACTGCCTCCGGGGTAAGCAACACGGTCGCCTCAGCAGTCGCCGAGCGCAGGGTGGCAACCTTTTCGCTCACGTCCACCATGCGGGGCTTGCCGTCTTCAAAGTGCGTCAGTTTACCCATGTCCAAAAGCCTACTTCAGATGTCTTTCCGTTCAAAAATCAGCAGGGCCAATACAGCAAAACCCACCGTATAGATGATGAGCAGGGGCAGGCCCAGCCCCACCGCTGCTGGACGAATGTAGAGGTCGAGGTAGCTGGTCAGCAAAAACGGCTGCAAGGCCGGAAAAGCGATGAGAAGCCGCATCAGTAAAAGGGTCGAGACCGCCGCCAGGGCCGCCGAGGTGGTGCTCAGAAAGATTACCGCATAGAGCATCGCCAGTGCCGAAAGCGGCCAGAGCACCACCCCAGCCAGCGCATGAGCCCGCAGCAGCTCCAGCAGCGCCTCCGCAGGGCTGAGCTGCCCCACACCGGCAAAGCTGCCCGCCCCCAGGCCGGTGCCACCGAAAAAGCTCCCCAGGCCAAAGGGCAGGCCCGCCACTAACGAACCCGCCAAGCTGACCGCCAACAAAATGAAGGGATAGGCCAGTACCACGATGATCTTAGCCAGCAACAGGCGGCTGCGCGGACTGGGCCGCAACAGCACCGACTTGAGGGTGCCCATCGAGACCTCCGAACCCAGCACCTCCGCCGCAGCCATGGCGGTCAGGAATGGAAACAAGAAGTCCATTCCGGTCAGCAGGGATAAGGCCGGCACCTGCCAGCCTGAGACCAGCTCGAGGCCGTACTGGGCCCGCAGGCCTGGGGCAAACGCCCATAGAACCGGCAGCACCAGGGCCGCCAGCAGGCCAATCTGCACCGAGCGCAGTCGCACCAGCTTGCCAAACTCCCAGATCAATACCCGTAGCATCTTCTACTCCCAACGGAAAGCGCGTTGTTCTCAAGCCGCAGCCTGGCCTTGCTTCTACACATTTTTTACCCTTTCCCGGTAATAGTCGTACAGATCGAAGTAGTCGGGTTCCAGAAACTGCACCTGGTAGTGCTCGCGCACCAAGGCGGCCAGGGCCACGTTGGGCGAGCCTTCAAAGATCACGTTCACACCGCGCAGGCTCACGTTTTGCACACCCGGCACCGTCTTCAGGAAGGCCGCCGCCCTGGCCGGATCGTCCACCCGCAGGCGGTAGGTCTCGCCTTTGGTAGCGAGCTTAACCTCCTCCAGCAGCCTTCCCCCGCCCAGGATGCCCACTTTATCGACGTACGCCGAAACCTCGCGCAGGTGGTGGGTGGAGAGCAGCACCGCCACCCCCTTCCAGGCCAGCTCTGCAAGAATTTCGTGCACTTTGTTGATGCCCTGCGGATCCAGGCCGCTGGTTGGCTCGTCCAAAATCAGAATCTGTGGCTCGTGCAGAATGGCCGAGGCCAGCCCCAGGCGCTGACGCTGGCCCAGCGAGTAGGTGCGCACCGGCTGGTCGGCCACCGATAGCAGCTCGAGCCGGGCCAGCACCTCCCGTATGCGGGTTTCCATGTTGGTCAGACCGGTCAGGAAGGCGATCATCTCGAGGTTCTGACGCCCGGTCAAATGGGGGTAAAAAGCTGCTGGGGCCTCCACCACCGCCCCCAGGGCCCGCCTCGCCACATAGCCGCCGTTGTAAACATCCTGGCCCAGCATCCGCACCACCCCGGAGGTGGGGAAGGCCAGGCCCGTGAGCAGGCGAATTAGGGTGGTTTTACCCGAACCGTTGGGCCCGGCCAGCGCATACACTTCCCCCGGCTGCACGGCAAAGGTGATGTTTTCCAGGACAGGTCTGCGCCCGTACTTTTTCCCTAACCGCTCCGCCTCGAGGGCGGCCCCTGGGGTACCGGCTGCCACTGCTTCGCTCATGGCTGAGATTATACGTATGTAACGCGCCGCGACATGTTTAGGTTTGGCAGGTGGTAGCGGTGGCGCGATCAACTTCGGAGTAGACTGTTAGGCGTGATTTTTTCGCTCGAGCAAGCCCCGGCGCAACCCCTGGGCGAAGTAACCGATTTACAGCGGCTCCTCAAAGCGGGCCTGGCCGTGACACCCACGCTGGTGTTGCTGGGCGTAGAAACCGAGTTCTACCAACTGGGCAACCTGGCCGAGCAGATCCGGCGGGCCTTTGATGGGGTCTTTGGCGCGCGTCTGGACGAAGAGAAGCTAGAAAAAGCCTGTGCTTTCGCAGAAAAACTGCTGCGCGAATCGTACCTGCTGCCCGAACGCGCCGACGAGGTGCGCGCGGCCCTGCCGGAAGGCCCGGTGCTGGTGCGCTACGCAGGCGAGGCTCCTTTTGGCCTCGAGACCGGTAAACAAGAAACCCTGTGGGCGCTCAAGCGGCTGTGGGCTAGCCGCTGGCAGGTGGATGCGGTGTTGCAGCGGGGGCCCGGGCTGGCCCCTCCCGAGGTAGCCAGCCTGGTACAGGTAGCCGATGAGCTGGTTCTGGACGAGGCGCTTTCAGCGCAGGCCGGCCAGGTTTTGGGGCGTTCAGTCAGGGTCTGGGCCAGCCAGGGGCGGGTGGTGCGGGTGGCATAGGAGGGAAAATGTACGACAGCCACATGCACACCCCGCTCTGCAAGCACGCCGTGGGCACGCCTACACAGTACGTACAGGCCGCCAAGGACGCCGGGCTCGAGGGTATCATCATAACCGACCACAGCCCCATGCCGGCCTGGTTCGACCCCGAGGTGCGCATGGAGCTGGAGGAGCTGCCCTTCTACCATGCCCTGCTCGAGCGGGTACGGGCCGAGGCCGGCGATTTTTATGTGGGGATTGGCCTCGAGGCCGACTACCACCCCGGCACCGAGTACTTCGTGAAAAGGCTGCTGTCCCGCTACCCCTACGACTACATCATCGGCTCGGTGCACTACCTGGGGGCCTGGCCCCTCGACAACCCGCGCTATGCGAGCGAGTTCGAGGAGCGTGACCTGCGCGAGGTCTACCGGGCCTACTTCAAGCTGGTGGCCGAGGCCGCCCGCACGGGCCTTTTCCACGCGATTGGGCACCTGGATCTGCCCAAGGTGATGGGCTACCGGCCCCCCGAGGGCTACGCCGACCTGGCCGAGGAGGCCCTGGAGGTGATAGCGGGCGAAGGGCTGGCCCTGGACGTCAATACTGCCGGATGGCGCAAAAAAGCCGGCGAAATTTACCCCAGCCCCGCGTTGCTGGAGCGGGCCCGCGCCCTGGGGATTCCCGTGGTGCTGGGCTCCGACGCCCACCGCCCGGAGGACGTGGCCCACCGCTTTTCCGACGCCATCGGGATTCTGCGCAGCGTGGGGTACACCGAGGCGGTGGTGTTTCAAGCAGGCCAGCCCCGGCCCTATGCTTTAGGCTAAGGCTATGAACCGTAAAGACCTGGCGGGGATGCTCGAGTACGCCGCCGACTTGATGGAGGTGCTGGGCGAGGGGGAGTTCAGGGCCAAAGCCTACCGCCACGCCGCCCGCAACCTGGAGCAGCAAGAGGCCGACCTGGCCGAGCTGGCCGCACGGGGCTTCAAGGGGGTGCCGGGGGTGGGGCCGGCATTGGCCCCCCTGCTCACCGAGATTGTGCAGACCCAGGAGTTCCCCTACCTGGCCGAGCTCGAGGGCCGCGTACCGCCGGGGGTGCTCGAGCTCTTCCGGGTGCAGGGCCTGGGCCCCAAGCGCATCCGGGCGCTGTGGGAGAATGGGGTCAATAGCCTGGAAGAACTGGTGCGCTGGGCCGAACAGGGCAAAATCCGCACCCTGCCGGGGTTTGGGGCCAAGAGCGAGGCCAGCCTGCTCGAGGCGGCCCGCTACGCCCTGAGCAGTATGCGCCGGGTGCTGCTGCCGGTGGGGCTGGAGGCAGCCCGGCTGCTGCTGGCCGACCTGGAAAACGCCGGACTCAAGGCCGAACTGGCCGGCAGCGTGCGGCGTGGGCTGGAAACCGTGGGCAATCTGGATCTGGTGGTGGTGGGCACCCCCCAGCAGGTGCGCTCGGCGCTGGGCCGCTTCGTGGAGGAGGTGCAGGGAGACGTACTGTTGGGGCGGCTCGAAGGCCTGCCCTTGCGGGTGTTCTGCACCGATGCGGCCTCGTTTGGCAGCGTGCTGGTGCAGGCCACGGGTTCGCGGGAGTGGCTGGAAGCCCTGGGCGCCATTCCCCCTGCGCTTGCAACCGAAGCGGCGGTGTTCGAGGCCCTGAACCAGCCCTTTGTGCCGGCCTACTGGCGAGAAAAGGAGCACCTGGGGCTGCCAGCACCCCAGGCCATGCTGCAACCCCCGCAGCTCCGGGGCCTGATTCACGTGCACTCCACCTACTCCGACGGCAGCGCCACCCTGCGCCAGATGGCCGAGGCCGCCCTGGCGCAGGGCCTCGAGTACATGGTGATCTGCGACCACTCCCAGAGCGCGGCCTACGCCGGGGGCCTGCGCCCGCCGGACGTGCTGCGCCAATGGGCCGAGATCGAAGCCCTCAACGCCGAGCTGGCCCCCTTCCGCATCCTGCGCGGCATCGAGTCCGACATCCTGCCCGACGGCTCGCTGGACTACCCCGACGAACTGCTGGCCCGCTTCGAGGTGGTGGTGGGCAGCCTGCACACCAGCCTGGGCCTGGGCAGGGCCGAGCAGACCCAGCGCCTCTTGCGGGCCCTGGACAACCCCTACCTGAGCATCCTGGGCCACCCCAGCGGACGGCTGCTGCTACGGCGCAAAGGGGCCGAGGCCGACTGGGAGGCGGTGCTGGAGCGCGCCCAGCAAAACCAGAAGGTGGTGGAGTTCAACTGCAACCCCTACCGCCTCGACCTCGACTGGCGGCTCATGCTGGCCTGGCGTGACCGCCTCAACTTCTCGCTGGGCCCCGATGCCCACAGCCTCGAGGGCCTTTCCGATATCCAGTACGGCCTGCTCTACGCCCACAAAGCGGGCCTGCACCCCGACCAGGTGGTGAACACCTGGCCCGCCGAGCGGGTGGTGGCGCTAAAGAAGATGGGCTAAGGGTTGGCCTCGGCGCCCACCAAAAGCTCGGCCTCGCGCTGCAAGAAGGCCCGTAGCACATCGGTGACGGTCACAATGCCCACCAGCTTGCCCTCGTGCACCACCGGCAGGCCCCCCACCTTGTACTCGAGCATCAGCTTGGCGGCGGCCTGCAGGGGCAGGGTATCGGCCACGCTGATGGGGTCGCGGGTCATGATCTCGCCCACGCTGAGCCTGGAAATCAGATAATTGATCTCCCAGATGGAAAGCGAGGTGGCATCGGAGGGCATGGCTTCTTTAAGGTCGCGGTCGGTCACGATGCCCACCAGCCGGCCTTCTTCAACCACCGGTAGACGGCGGAAGCCTCCCTTTTTCATGATCTGCGCAGCCTCGGGCACGGCCACGTCCGGGGTAACAACCTGGGGATCTGGGGTCATGAAGTCTTTGACCAGCATAAGGATTACCTCGAGCCCAAGGTACTCCTGAGGGCGGGGGGCAGATGTCTCTACCCCAGCGATCGACCCTGCCGCCCGCCAGCCGCCGTGAGACAGCCCTGGTTGGAGCGCTGGCGCTGCGAGGCAGCCCCCACCGCCCATACCGCCCCAGTCCCGACGGGCAGCGGCTCGAGGCAGGTTCACCACCTTAAGGACTTGCCCTAGTAGACCCGCCCGCCCAGCGGCACCTCGCGCTCTGCCGAAAGCAGCACCACCCGCCCCTGTTCGTCGGGCAGGCCCAGCACCAGCACCTCAGACTTGAAACCGGCAATGTTGCGCTCGCCCAGGTTGGTCGCACAGATCACCAGCCGCCCCACCAGGGCCTCGGGGGTGTAGAGGTCGGTGAGCTGGGCACTGCTCTGCTTAATTCCCAGCGGGCCCAGGTCTATCCACAGTTGGTAGGAGGGTTTGCGGGCTTTGGGATGGGGTTCGGCTTTTTGAATGCGTCCGACGCGCAGCTCGAGGAGTTGAAAGGCTTCGTAGGGCGTCATGGGGCAAGTTTCCACACCCCAGAACCCGCCGTCAAGGGGGTTTTGCCTTTGGGCCTTCCTGTGCTATTCTCGAGGTCGCGTCCTCGGTCTGACGCGGCGCACCAGCGTGAACCGGGTCAGGGCCGGAAGGCAGCAGCCCTAAGCGCCACGGAGCGGGTGCCGTCAGGGAGCCGGGGACGCTTTTCGTTTTTCCCGTCCTGGGCGAGCATTAATTTGACCAAAGCACCTGGAGCCAACTACAAAACGGCAAACTTGACCGCTTCTCACCAAACGGCACCGTATACTTCGCTCTGGGATGTTGCCGCGGTATCTTTTGCGCGAGACGCTATCGCTGTATCTGCTGGGCGTCCTGCTATTCGTCGGGCTAATTACCTTCGATCTGCTCTCTTCACTCTCAGGGGCCTTCCTGCGGGCTAGGACACCCGTGGGTGAAATTGTCCAGATGGTGGCCTACCGGGTGCCCCACACCCTGGGCATCGCCCTGCCGCTGGGCCTGGTGTTCGCCTTGCTGGTGGCGCTGGCCCGCTGGATTCGTCAGTCCGAGCTCAAGGCCGCCTACGCCGCGGGCATTCCGCCACGCGTTTTCATCGGGCCGGTATTGCTGTTGGCGCTGGCGGTGGGGGCGGTTGTGCTGCTCAACGAGGGCTGGCTCAAGCCCATCGCCCAGGAGCGGTTTGAGGCTTTGCAGTACAAGATCTACTACGGTTCTGAGCCCTCCGGCGTGCTCACCGAGCGCACCTACACGCCCCAGGGTTTGGGCATTTACTACGCCCAGCGCATCTACCCGCCCCCCGAGGGCCAGACGGGCTCGCGGCTCGAGGGCGTCCGGGTGGTGGAGTCGGGCGGTTCGGTCTGGAGCGCCGAACGGGGGGTTTGGGTAAGCGGGGCCTGGCGGCTGCAAAACGCCTACCGCGTAGACCCCAGCGGCCAAATCTTCCAGGAGGCCGAGCATCCCCTGCCCTTCCCCGTGGGGGTGCAGCCCAAAGCCGTCTCCTACGAGGCCCTGCGCATGCCTGAGCTCCACGCCGTAGCCAGCGCCGACCCCGCCGCCCAGTTTCCTTTAGCCCGCCGCTATGCCAACGCCGTCGGCACGGTGGTGCTGGCCTGGCTGGCCATCGTGATTGGCCTCTCGCTGCGCGAGTCGGCCTGGGCTTTTATTGCTGTGGTGGGCCTTATTTTCGGCTACTGGACGCTTTTTACCCTCTCGGCCCAGTTCGCCCGCTTCGACCTGCTGGGCGCCTACGGGGCCTGGCTGCCCAACATCGTGTACGGTGGGCTGGCCCTGCTGGGAACCTGGAGGCTGGCCCGATGAATCGGGGCCGGAGGTGGCCGTGAGCGTGCTGGATCGCTACCTGATCAAAGAAGTAGGGGCCTCGGTGCTGGGCGCCCTGGCGGTGGTGGTGCTGGCCTTGTTGGGCGGGGCTTTGTACGAGGTGCTGGCGCCCCTCCTGGCCCGCGGCGCCGATCCGTGGGTGGTGAGCCAGTACCTGGCCTTCCGGGTACCCGAAGCGCTGGTGCGCGGGGCACCGCTGGCCTTTTTATTCGCGCTCTTGCTGGTGCTCTCGCGCATGGGCGAGGAGTCCGAGCTCAAGGCCATGCTGGCGGGGGGGGTCTCCAAGCTGCGGGTGTTGTTTCCGCTGCTTTTGTTGGGCACCCTCTTGTTTGTGATCTGCCTGGCCGCCGCCGACAGCCTGGTGCCGCGCAGCTTGCAGCAGGGCCAGAATGTGCTGCGCCAGGCCGTGCTGCAAAAGCCCAGGGCCCTCCTACAACCCGGCACCCGGCTGGTGGACGCCTACGGGCGCATCGTGTACGTGGGTGAGGTGAGCGATGCCGGCATCGGGCAGGTGCGGGTGATCACCGCTGAGGAGATCCTGGTGGCCGAGCAGGGCCGCTTCGAGCAAGGCACCCTGGTGCTCTCCCAGGGCATGCGGGTGACCTATGGGGGGGCCCGGCCCCGCACCGTCGCGCGGTTTGAGCGGGCCACCGTGCCGCTGGTGGAGCTTTCCCTCGAGCCCCCTGGGGGCCTCTTTAGCCTGACCGTGGCCGAGCTGCGCCAGCGCATCGCCCAGTACCGCGCCCAGGGGCTACCCTACCACGCCGAACTCACCGCCCTGCACCGCAAGTGGGCCGAGCCCGCGGCGGTGTACTCGTTCGCCATTTTTGCGGTGGGGCTGGCCTTCTTTCTGCTGGGTGGCAGCCGCAGCCTGGGCATGCTGGGGGTGGTGGTGCTGACCTTCATCTACTACGCCACCTGGAGCGTGGGCCGCATCATGGGCGAGCAGGGGGTGCTGCACCCCATCCTGGCGGCCTGGGGGCCCAATTTGCTCTACGCGCTGGCCGGGCTGGCCCTGCTGCGGCTGGGGAAGAGGTAGGCATGTGGGCGATGAAACCAGCGCTGGGCAGCCGGTACAGGCCCACAAGGGCTGGCAAAGGGCATCTGACCTGGTGGCGGACAGGTGCAGCCTCTCCGCTGCTTTCCTTCCTGCTCTTATGCCTGATTTTTCTCGCACCCGCCTTCGCCCAGGAGAACCCGCCCACACCCGAGGCGGGCGGCAAGAAACTGAAAATCCTCGAGGCCGAACGCCTGGAGCTGCGCAACGAGGCGGGCGAGGAGCTGGTGATTCTGGTGGGCAACCCGGTCAAGATGGAGCGGGACGGCGAGCGCATCGAGGCCTTCAGGGTCATCTACAACCGCACCCGCAAGCGCCTGATGCTCATGGGGGGGGTGCGTTATCAGGACAAGCAAGGCCAGCTCATCGAGGCTGGGGAGCTCGAGCTCTTCACCGACGACGAGAGCTTTGAGGCCCTTGAGGTAAAGATCGAGTCGGGCGAGTTTTTCCTGAGTGGCCCCATCTGCCAGCGGGCCGCCGGGCAGATTCTGTTGCAGGAGGGCTACCTGACCCCCTGCCAGCGCTGCGAACAGGAAGAGGCCGACTACGCCTTCCAGGCCCGCGAGGTGGTGCTCTATCCGGGCGACCGGATTATCGCTCGAGGGGTCTGGGTCTTGCTGCGCGGGGAGCGCACTTTGTACCTGCCGGTGTTGCTGCTGTTCCTGAACGAGCGGCGGCCCAAGCTCGAGTTCGGCCAGAGCGAGAGCGATGGGGTGTTCGTAGCTGCCGACCTACCCTATGTCTCGGACTTTGGCATTGGCTTTACCCTGCTGCGCTACTTTGAGCAGCGGGGCTGGGGTTTTGGCTTCGACCACTTTGGCATCGGGGCGGCCCAGGAGCGCTACCAGTTCCTGTACCTGCCCCCACCCGCCGGGCAGGCATTGCCCGACAGCGATCCCCGCAAGGACGGCATCTTCAAGTACCGCTTGAGCTACAAGCTGGAAGAACCCGACCGGCGAATAGAGGGGCTCATTCTGCGCGACGACAGCGCCCAGGATGAACCGCGTTTTTTGCAGGGGGCGGGGGGCCAGCCCGACTACACCACTTTCCTGATCGAATGGGCCACCCGCGCCACCCCCAGCCACCCCGAGCCCCTCTACCGCCTGACCCTGGACGGCTACATAGATCACAACCCCCTGGCCCTGCCCAACGAGCGCACCACCCCCCAGCGGCTCCCGGAGGCCGAGATTACCTTTCCCAGGGGCCTCGAGGGCGAGTTTCGGCTGAATGGGCGGGTTCTGCTGGGCTAC containing:
- a CDS encoding tRNA-binding protein; amino-acid sequence: MTPYEAFQLLELRVGRIQKAEPHPKARKPSYQLWIDLGPLGIKQSSAQLTDLYTPEALVGRLVICATNLGERNIAGFKSEVLVLGLPDEQGRVVLLSAEREVPLGGRVY
- a CDS encoding LptF/LptG family permease, which produces MSVLDRYLIKEVGASVLGALAVVVLALLGGALYEVLAPLLARGADPWVVSQYLAFRVPEALVRGAPLAFLFALLLVLSRMGEESELKAMLAGGVSKLRVLFPLLLLGTLLFVICLAAADSLVPRSLQQGQNVLRQAVLQKPRALLQPGTRLVDAYGRIVYVGEVSDAGIGQVRVITAEEILVAEQGRFEQGTLVLSQGMRVTYGGARPRTVARFERATVPLVELSLEPPGGLFSLTVAELRQRIAQYRAQGLPYHAELTALHRKWAEPAAVYSFAIFAVGLAFFLLGGSRSLGMLGVVVLTFIYYATWSVGRIMGEQGVLHPILAAWGPNLLYALAGLALLRLGKR
- a CDS encoding CBS domain-containing protein produces the protein MLVKDFMTPDPQVVTPDVAVPEAAQIMKKGGFRRLPVVEEGRLVGIVTDRDLKEAMPSDATSLSIWEINYLISRLSVGEIMTRDPISVADTLPLQAAAKLMLEYKVGGLPVVHEGKLVGIVTVTDVLRAFLQREAELLVGAEANP
- a CDS encoding LptF/LptG family permease — encoded protein: MLPRYLLRETLSLYLLGVLLFVGLITFDLLSSLSGAFLRARTPVGEIVQMVAYRVPHTLGIALPLGLVFALLVALARWIRQSELKAAYAAGIPPRVFIGPVLLLALAVGAVVLLNEGWLKPIAQERFEALQYKIYYGSEPSGVLTERTYTPQGLGIYYAQRIYPPPEGQTGSRLEGVRVVESGGSVWSAERGVWVSGAWRLQNAYRVDPSGQIFQEAEHPLPFPVGVQPKAVSYEALRMPELHAVASADPAAQFPLARRYANAVGTVVLAWLAIVIGLSLRESAWAFIAVVGLIFGYWTLFTLSAQFARFDLLGAYGAWLPNIVYGGLALLGTWRLAR
- a CDS encoding ABC transporter ATP-binding protein, encoding MSEAVAAGTPGAALEAERLGKKYGRRPVLENITFAVQPGEVYALAGPNGSGKTTLIRLLTGLAFPTSGVVRMLGQDVYNGGYVARRALGAVVEAPAAFYPHLTGRQNLEMIAFLTGLTNMETRIREVLARLELLSVADQPVRTYSLGQRQRLGLASAILHEPQILILDEPTSGLDPQGINKVHEILAELAWKGVAVLLSTHHLREVSAYVDKVGILGGGRLLEEVKLATKGETYRLRVDDPARAAAFLKTVPGVQNVSLRGVNVIFEGSPNVALAALVREHYQVQFLEPDYFDLYDYYRERVKNV
- a CDS encoding histidinol-phosphatase yields the protein MYDSHMHTPLCKHAVGTPTQYVQAAKDAGLEGIIITDHSPMPAWFDPEVRMELEELPFYHALLERVRAEAGDFYVGIGLEADYHPGTEYFVKRLLSRYPYDYIIGSVHYLGAWPLDNPRYASEFEERDLREVYRAYFKLVAEAARTGLFHAIGHLDLPKVMGYRPPEGYADLAEEALEVIAGEGLALDVNTAGWRKKAGEIYPSPALLERARALGIPVVLGSDAHRPEDVAHRFSDAIGILRSVGYTEAVVFQAGQPRPYALG
- a CDS encoding helix-hairpin-helix domain-containing protein, whose protein sequence is MNRKDLAGMLEYAADLMEVLGEGEFRAKAYRHAARNLEQQEADLAELAARGFKGVPGVGPALAPLLTEIVQTQEFPYLAELEGRVPPGVLELFRVQGLGPKRIRALWENGVNSLEELVRWAEQGKIRTLPGFGAKSEASLLEAARYALSSMRRVLLPVGLEAARLLLADLENAGLKAELAGSVRRGLETVGNLDLVVVGTPQQVRSALGRFVEEVQGDVLLGRLEGLPLRVFCTDAASFGSVLVQATGSREWLEALGAIPPALATEAAVFEALNQPFVPAYWREKEHLGLPAPQAMLQPPQLRGLIHVHSTYSDGSATLRQMAEAALAQGLEYMVICDHSQSAAYAGGLRPPDVLRQWAEIEALNAELAPFRILRGIESDILPDGSLDYPDELLARFEVVVGSLHTSLGLGRAEQTQRLLRALDNPYLSILGHPSGRLLLRRKGAEADWEAVLERAQQNQKVVEFNCNPYRLDLDWRLMLAWRDRLNFSLGPDAHSLEGLSDIQYGLLYAHKAGLHPDQVVNTWPAERVVALKKMG
- a CDS encoding ABC transporter permease; the protein is MLRVLIWEFGKLVRLRSVQIGLLAALVLPVLWAFAPGLRAQYGLELVSGWQVPALSLLTGMDFLFPFLTAMAAAEVLGSEVSMGTLKSVLLRPSPRSRLLLAKIIVVLAYPFILLAVSLAGSLVAGLPFGLGSFFGGTGLGAGSFAGVGQLSPAEALLELLRAHALAGVVLWPLSALAMLYAVIFLSTTSAALAAVSTLLLMRLLIAFPALQPFLLTSYLDLYIRPAAVGLGLPLLIIYTVGFAVLALLIFERKDI
- the moaC gene encoding cyclic pyranopterin monophosphate synthase MoaC translates to MGKLTHFEDGKPRMVDVSEKVATLRSATAEATVLLTPEAVEALQEGGVGKGDPLSVAQLAGIMAAKKTGELIPLCHPLPITSADVRLQFRPEEARVHITATVKTKAETGVEMEALTACAVAALTVYDMLKAASKGLEIASLRLLHKSGGKSGEWRREG